One part of the Streptomyces nigra genome encodes these proteins:
- a CDS encoding MarR family winged helix-turn-helix transcriptional regulator gives MSGSEVPSPTVPAADPTGLQSFAVLLRRMNSEFNRIAQEFAQAQGLHLTDMQALIAILDADPEAGPMTPGLLRRQLNLTSGAVTACLDRLERAGHIHRVRAADDRRVVHLHYAEPAKAVARDYFRPLAHSTDAARSRFSPEELDVVVRFLRELNAELVLLRSGPA, from the coding sequence ATGAGCGGTTCCGAGGTGCCCTCCCCCACTGTTCCGGCGGCCGACCCGACAGGGTTGCAGTCGTTCGCCGTCCTTCTGCGCCGTATGAACAGCGAGTTCAACCGCATCGCGCAGGAGTTCGCCCAGGCCCAGGGGCTGCATCTGACGGACATGCAGGCGCTGATCGCCATCCTGGACGCCGATCCGGAGGCCGGGCCGATGACCCCCGGCCTCCTTCGCCGCCAGCTCAACCTCACGTCGGGCGCGGTCACCGCCTGTCTCGACCGGCTGGAGCGGGCCGGGCACATCCACCGGGTCCGGGCGGCGGACGACCGCCGCGTGGTGCACCTCCACTACGCCGAGCCCGCGAAGGCGGTCGCCCGGGACTACTTCCGCCCCCTCGCGCACAGCACCGACGCGGCCCGGAGCCGTTTCTCCCCCGAGGAGCTGGACGTGGTCGTGCGGTTCCTGCGGGAGCTGAACGCCGAGCTGGTCCTGCTGCGCAGCGGGCCCGCCTGA
- a CDS encoding CGNR zinc finger domain-containing protein gives MESARVDQDALLELLNSTPVVDGAVEDLLADPEAARAWQRAHGGSGTAAERRHLVEARDLLQQVVRGNLPATALTPLLEGVTSHPHVGPGGVTWEPKPPADRRLGVEAVLAWGAIQESLPGRLRPCANEECRRFLLDRSKTNKGRWCSMALCGNRMKARRHYQRTREAAARQPD, from the coding sequence ATGGAGAGCGCACGCGTGGATCAGGACGCGCTGCTGGAGCTGCTCAACAGCACTCCGGTGGTCGACGGCGCCGTGGAGGACCTGCTCGCCGACCCCGAGGCCGCCCGTGCCTGGCAGCGGGCGCACGGCGGCAGCGGCACCGCCGCCGAGCGACGGCACCTCGTCGAGGCGCGCGATCTGCTCCAGCAGGTGGTCCGCGGCAACCTGCCCGCCACCGCCCTCACCCCGCTGCTGGAGGGCGTCACCTCCCATCCGCACGTCGGCCCGGGCGGCGTGACCTGGGAGCCGAAGCCGCCGGCCGACCGGCGGCTCGGGGTGGAGGCGGTGCTGGCCTGGGGCGCGATCCAGGAGTCCCTGCCCGGCAGGCTGCGCCCGTGCGCCAACGAGGAGTGCCGGCGGTTCCTGCTGGACCGCAGCAAGACGAACAAGGGGCGCTGGTGCTCGATGGCCCTGTGCGGCAACCGTATGAAGGCCCGGCGCCACTACCAGCGCACCCGCGAGGCGGCCGCCCGCCAACCGGACTGA
- a CDS encoding RICIN domain-containing protein, producing MRRPTRKAFAALVAAAGLALPLLTPTTASAATATSRFANYRYGDCLREHDETLLKADRCGTGRGSLLWQWNGRLNTNTTLRNTVWKRCLDSNDRGDVYPLECNGGSYQKWRTVQPAAGSAVMLQSVGTGRCLYQQDDGYYRTAACDRNAQNQRYTIG from the coding sequence TTGCGCCGCCCGACCCGCAAAGCCTTTGCCGCCCTCGTCGCCGCCGCGGGCCTCGCCCTCCCGCTGCTCACCCCCACCACAGCCTCGGCCGCCACCGCCACCAGCCGCTTCGCGAACTACCGCTACGGCGACTGCCTGCGCGAGCACGACGAAACCCTCCTCAAGGCCGACCGCTGCGGCACCGGACGTGGCAGCCTCCTGTGGCAGTGGAACGGACGCCTCAACACCAACACCACGCTCAGGAACACCGTCTGGAAGCGCTGTCTCGATAGCAACGACCGGGGCGACGTCTACCCCCTGGAGTGCAACGGCGGGTCGTACCAGAAGTGGCGCACCGTCCAGCCCGCCGCGGGCAGCGCCGTCATGCTGCAGAGCGTCGGCACCGGCCGCTGCCTCTACCAGCAGGACGACGGCTACTACCGCACCGCCGCATGCGATCGGAACGCCCAGAACCAGCGCTACACCATCGGCTGA
- a CDS encoding alpha/beta fold hydrolase, producing the protein MEYAVHHRTAVVDGLDVFYREAGDPDAPTLVLLHGFPTSSHMFRRLIPALADRYHVVAPDHIGFGQSAMPALEDFPYTFDALTDVTEGLLRQLGVDRFAMYVQDYGAPIGWRLALRSPDRITAIVTQNGNGYEEGLVPSFWKDVFAYGENPGPDTEGPMRFALTPEGVRWQYVTGVPDPSLVSPDTWTHDLALLNRPGNDRIQLALFRDYLTNIALYPRVHQYFRDSQVPLLAVWGANDEIFGPAGAEAFRQDLPDAEIRLLDTGHFALESHLNTIAGDIRAFLGRVLD; encoded by the coding sequence ATGGAGTATGCAGTGCACCACCGCACCGCCGTCGTCGACGGCCTGGACGTCTTCTACCGCGAGGCCGGCGACCCGGACGCGCCCACCCTCGTCCTGCTGCACGGCTTCCCGACCAGCTCGCACATGTTCCGCCGGCTCATCCCGGCGCTCGCCGACCGCTACCACGTCGTCGCCCCGGACCACATCGGCTTCGGCCAGTCCGCGATGCCGGCCCTGGAGGACTTCCCGTACACCTTCGACGCGCTCACCGACGTCACCGAGGGGCTGCTCAGGCAGCTCGGCGTCGACCGGTTCGCGATGTACGTGCAGGACTACGGCGCCCCCATCGGCTGGCGGCTCGCCCTGAGGAGCCCCGACCGGATCACCGCGATCGTCACCCAGAACGGCAACGGCTACGAGGAGGGACTCGTCCCCTCCTTCTGGAAGGACGTCTTCGCGTACGGCGAGAACCCGGGCCCCGACACCGAGGGCCCCATGCGGTTCGCGCTCACCCCGGAGGGCGTGCGCTGGCAGTACGTCACCGGCGTCCCGGACCCGAGCCTGGTCAGCCCCGACACCTGGACCCACGACCTGGCCCTGCTGAACCGGCCCGGCAACGACCGGATCCAGCTCGCGCTCTTCCGCGACTACCTCACGAACATCGCGCTGTACCCGCGGGTCCACCAGTACTTCCGCGACAGCCAGGTCCCGCTGCTCGCCGTCTGGGGCGCCAACGACGAGATCTTCGGCCCGGCGGGCGCCGAGGCCTTCCGCCAGGACCTGCCGGACGCGGAGATCCGGCTGCTGGACACCGGGCACTTCGCCCTGGAGTCCCATCTGAACACCATCGCCGGGGACATCCGCGCCTTCCTCGGCCGCGTCCTCGACTGA
- a CDS encoding SDR family NAD(P)-dependent oxidoreductase: MQIDLKGRTALVTGSTQGIGAAIAVGLARAGARVGVNGRSRDRVERGVAEFSSRVPGADLVPVAADVTTEEGVEQVAALLPKVDILVNNLGIFGSADPLEISDEEWRRYFDVNVLSAVRLIRRFLPGMAERGWGRVQNIASDSAIVTPAEMIHYGMSKTALLAVSRGFAKQAAGTGVTVNSVIAGPTHTGGVEDFVYELVDKDLPWDEAQRAFMREYRPQSLLQRLIEPEEIANMVVYLSSDQASATTGGAVRVDGGYVDSILP, translated from the coding sequence ATGCAGATCGATCTGAAGGGCCGCACAGCGCTGGTGACCGGTTCCACCCAGGGCATCGGCGCGGCGATCGCCGTCGGGCTGGCCCGGGCCGGGGCGCGGGTGGGGGTCAACGGGCGCAGCCGGGACCGGGTGGAGCGCGGTGTCGCCGAGTTCAGCAGCCGGGTGCCCGGTGCCGACCTGGTGCCCGTGGCGGCGGACGTGACCACGGAGGAGGGTGTCGAGCAGGTGGCCGCGCTCCTGCCGAAGGTGGACATCCTCGTCAACAACCTCGGCATCTTCGGCTCCGCCGACCCCCTGGAGATCAGCGACGAGGAGTGGCGGCGCTACTTCGACGTCAACGTGCTGTCGGCCGTACGGCTGATCCGGCGGTTCCTGCCCGGGATGGCCGAGCGGGGCTGGGGGCGCGTGCAGAACATCGCCAGCGACTCGGCGATCGTGACGCCGGCCGAGATGATCCACTACGGCATGTCCAAGACGGCCCTGCTCGCGGTGAGCCGGGGGTTCGCCAAGCAGGCGGCCGGCACAGGCGTCACCGTGAACTCCGTCATCGCCGGTCCCACCCACACGGGTGGCGTGGAGGACTTCGTCTACGAGCTGGTCGACAAGGACCTGCCGTGGGACGAGGCGCAGCGGGCCTTCATGCGCGAGTACCGCCCGCAGAGCCTGCTGCAGCGTCTGATCGAGCCGGAGGAGATCGCCAACATGGTGGTCTACCTCAGCTCCGACCAGGCGTCGGCCACGACGGGCGGCGCGGTGCGGGTCGACGGCGGATACGTCGACTCCATCCTGCCGTGA
- a CDS encoding glycoside hydrolase family 64 protein yields the protein MRKTFRRRIAAAGMALATVLGGTLLATGTAPPAHAAVPATIPLKITNNSARGDQVYIYNLGTELSSGRQGWADANGTFHPWPAGGNPPTPAPDASIPGPAAGQSTTIRMPKFSGRVYFSYGQKLVFKLTTGGLVQPAVQNPSDPNRNILFNWSEYTLNDSGLWLNSTQVDMFSAPYSVGVQRPDGSTTTTGKLKSGGYNAVLNGLRSQSGGWGNLIQTRADGTVLRALSPLYGLETGALPASVLDDYINRVWQKYTSATLTVTPFADQPGTKYFGRVSGGVMRFTNSAGAVVTQFEKPDASSIFGCHRRLDAPNDQVRGPISRTLCAGFHRSTLLVNPNQPDANADNFYRDGVTNHYARVIHSQMSDGKAYAFAFDDVGHHESLVHDGDPRQAVITLESFN from the coding sequence ATGCGCAAGACCTTCCGACGCCGGATCGCGGCGGCGGGCATGGCCCTCGCCACGGTCCTCGGCGGCACCCTGCTGGCGACCGGGACGGCCCCACCCGCCCACGCCGCCGTCCCGGCGACCATCCCCCTGAAGATCACCAACAACTCGGCGCGCGGCGACCAGGTGTACATCTACAACCTCGGCACCGAGCTCTCCTCCGGACGGCAGGGCTGGGCCGACGCCAACGGCACCTTCCACCCCTGGCCTGCCGGCGGCAACCCGCCGACCCCCGCGCCGGACGCCTCCATACCGGGCCCCGCCGCCGGACAGTCCACGACCATCCGGATGCCCAAGTTCTCCGGCCGCGTGTACTTCTCGTACGGGCAGAAGCTGGTGTTCAAGCTGACCACCGGCGGGCTCGTCCAGCCCGCCGTGCAGAACCCCAGCGACCCGAACCGCAACATCCTCTTCAACTGGTCCGAGTACACGCTCAACGACAGCGGCCTGTGGCTCAACAGCACCCAGGTCGACATGTTCTCCGCGCCGTACTCGGTCGGTGTGCAGCGCCCCGACGGCAGCACCACGACCACCGGCAAGCTCAAGTCCGGCGGTTACAACGCCGTCCTCAACGGCCTCAGGTCCCAGTCCGGCGGCTGGGGCAACCTGATCCAGACCCGCGCCGACGGCACCGTGCTGCGCGCGCTGTCGCCGCTGTACGGCCTGGAGACCGGCGCGCTGCCCGCCTCGGTGCTGGACGACTACATCAACCGGGTGTGGCAGAAGTACACCTCCGCGACCCTGACGGTGACGCCGTTCGCCGATCAGCCGGGCACCAAGTACTTCGGCCGGGTCTCCGGCGGGGTCATGCGCTTCACCAACAGCGCCGGTGCCGTCGTCACCCAGTTCGAGAAGCCGGACGCCTCGTCGATCTTCGGCTGTCACCGCAGGCTCGACGCGCCCAACGACCAGGTGCGCGGCCCGATCTCACGCACCCTGTGCGCCGGCTTCCACCGCTCCACCCTGCTGGTGAACCCCAACCAGCCCGACGCCAACGCGGACAACTTCTACCGGGACGGCGTCACCAACCACTACGCCCGAGTGATCCACTCCCAGATGTCCGACGGCAAGGCCTACGCCTTCGCCTTCGACGACGTCGGCCACCACGAGTCCCTGGTCCACGACGGCGACCCGCGCCAGGCGGTCATCACCCTGGAGTCCTTCAACTGA
- a CDS encoding GMC family oxidoreductase → MSTRPDATLPALGAAFLADDGTTDWVRAVPGRLRTLLAAMPRLARTGVHGAALALDAYAVARTGRRLGGLAPEERERLLTGLAAHRTALPVLDALKVPVLLAAGTERMLAAGTPSPGSVPDDPPLDCTPSYAWPSRSTADAVVVGSGAGGAMAARTLARAGLRVVVVEEGDHHTTASFARRTPLDRFTSLYRDAGATIAYGTPPLVVPTGRAVGGTTVVNSGTCYRTPDHVLTRWRTTHGFAAADGLAGHLDEAERTLHVARQPLDVLGENGRLALSGARNLGWAAGPLRRNAPGCRGSCQCVVGCPTGAKQSVQLSVLPEACASGARIVTGARVRRLLTDRDRPGGPVAAGVLVSRPDGSELEILGPLVVVAAGALQTPQLLRRSGLGAHPALGRNLSVHPALSVAGRFSAPVGGGRAVLQSVAVEELHADGILIEATAAPPGMSSFVLPGVGRALRQALEETEHLATLGAMIADRPSGRVLGRHGTLLRYDLDRRDAGRLLRAQRAMGRLLFAAGAEEVLTGVPHAPRARTMAELEALLADVSVRQLHVSAFHPTGTAAAGADEDRSPADPVGRLRGVRGVLIADGSVLPSCPEVNPQLSIMAAALAVTDRWLNGT, encoded by the coding sequence ATGAGCACCCGCCCCGACGCCACACTCCCCGCGCTCGGCGCCGCGTTCCTCGCCGACGACGGTACGACCGACTGGGTACGGGCCGTGCCGGGCCGCCTGCGGACCCTGCTGGCCGCGATGCCGCGCCTCGCACGCACCGGTGTCCACGGCGCGGCCCTCGCGCTCGACGCCTACGCCGTGGCCCGCACCGGCCGCCGCCTGGGCGGCCTCGCCCCCGAGGAGCGCGAACGCCTGCTGACCGGCCTGGCCGCCCACCGCACGGCCCTGCCGGTCCTGGACGCGCTCAAGGTGCCCGTCCTGCTCGCCGCCGGCACCGAACGGATGCTGGCCGCCGGAACCCCGTCCCCTGGATCCGTCCCCGACGATCCGCCTCTGGACTGCACGCCCTCCTACGCCTGGCCGAGTCGGTCCACCGCCGACGCCGTCGTCGTCGGGTCCGGCGCCGGAGGGGCCATGGCGGCGCGCACCCTGGCCCGCGCCGGGCTGCGGGTCGTCGTCGTGGAGGAGGGCGACCACCACACCACCGCCTCCTTCGCGCGCCGGACCCCCCTCGACCGCTTCACCTCCCTGTACCGCGACGCGGGCGCCACGATCGCGTACGGCACCCCTCCGCTCGTCGTGCCCACCGGACGCGCGGTCGGCGGCACCACCGTCGTCAACTCCGGTACCTGCTACCGCACTCCGGACCACGTCCTCACCCGCTGGCGTACCACGCACGGCTTCGCCGCCGCCGACGGTCTCGCCGGCCACCTCGACGAGGCGGAACGCACCCTGCACGTCGCCCGGCAGCCGCTCGACGTCCTCGGCGAGAACGGCAGACTCGCCCTGTCCGGCGCCCGGAACCTCGGCTGGGCCGCGGGCCCCCTGCGCCGCAACGCCCCCGGCTGCCGGGGCTCCTGCCAGTGCGTCGTCGGCTGCCCGACCGGCGCCAAGCAGAGCGTCCAGCTCTCGGTGCTGCCCGAGGCGTGCGCCTCCGGGGCCCGCATCGTCACGGGCGCCCGTGTACGGCGCCTCCTCACCGACCGCGACCGGCCGGGCGGCCCCGTCGCCGCGGGTGTCCTGGTGAGCCGCCCCGACGGCAGCGAGCTCGAGATCCTCGGCCCGCTGGTCGTGGTGGCGGCCGGTGCCCTCCAGACCCCTCAACTGCTGCGCCGCTCCGGCCTCGGCGCCCACCCGGCACTCGGACGCAACCTCAGCGTCCACCCCGCCCTCAGCGTCGCGGGCCGCTTCTCCGCCCCCGTCGGCGGCGGACGGGCCGTCCTGCAGAGCGTCGCGGTCGAGGAACTGCACGCCGACGGCATCCTCATCGAGGCCACCGCCGCACCGCCCGGCATGAGTTCCTTCGTACTCCCCGGCGTCGGACGCGCCCTACGCCAGGCCCTGGAGGAGACCGAACACCTGGCGACGCTCGGGGCGATGATCGCCGACCGCCCCTCGGGCCGGGTCCTCGGCCGGCACGGCACCCTGCTCCGTTACGACCTGGACCGCCGCGACGCGGGCCGACTGCTGCGCGCCCAACGGGCCATGGGGCGCCTGCTGTTCGCGGCCGGCGCCGAGGAGGTCCTGACCGGCGTGCCGCACGCGCCCCGGGCCCGCACGATGGCGGAACTGGAGGCCCTGCTGGCGGACGTGTCCGTACGCCAGTTGCACGTGTCCGCGTTCCACCCCACCGGCACGGCCGCGGCCGGCGCCGACGAGGACCGCTCGCCGGCCGACCCCGTCGGACGGCTGCGCGGGGTGCGCGGCGTGCTGATCGCGGACGGATCGGTGCTGCCCAGCTGCCCCGAGGTGAATCCGCAGCTGAGCATCATGGCGGCGGCACTGGCCGTCACGGACCGCTGGCTGAACGGCACCTGA
- a CDS encoding MOSC and FAD-binding oxidoreductase domain-containing protein, whose translation MPALLSVNVGMPQDVPWQGRTVRTGVWKHSVPGPVMARRLNLDGDGQGDLQGHGGEQRAVLVYQIESYRYWQRHLGRDDFAYGQFGENLTVEGLPDDEVCIGDRYRVGEAEFEVTQPRVTCYRVGLRLGVPEMPALLVAHHRPGFYMRVIREGRIQAGDPVVRTRTGPGALSVADTDALLYLPGRDPELLRRALAVPALSPGWQGSFRDLLAEAEGGESGGGAPAWDGFRSLRVSDVVAETDTVVSLHLTAADGTPLPDARAGQYLTVRVPGGGPPAPIRSYSLSAAPGSGRYRISVKREPHGTASGYLTTALRPGAVLDVAAPRGDFVLDGGAGPVLLVSAGIGVTPVLAMLHELAARTPDREVWWLHGARGPREHPLGGEAHTVLASLPHAHEHVYYSAATPEERRRAHASPGRLTPDAVRALGVPAEASAYVCGPDSFMTDVRQALTEAGVDPARVHTELFATLPSLTPGLTGTPAPAPHPPPGPPGTGPRVTFARSGVTAPFPDGARSLLDLADACDVPARWACRTGVCHTCVTPVLSGEVGYAPAPLEPPPAGQALICCSRPRTDVVLDM comes from the coding sequence ATGCCCGCACTGCTGTCGGTGAACGTGGGGATGCCCCAGGACGTGCCCTGGCAGGGCAGAACCGTCCGCACGGGCGTCTGGAAGCACTCCGTACCCGGCCCGGTCATGGCCCGCCGGCTCAACCTCGACGGGGACGGGCAGGGCGACCTCCAAGGACACGGCGGCGAGCAACGCGCCGTACTGGTCTACCAGATCGAGTCCTACCGGTACTGGCAACGGCACCTGGGGCGGGACGACTTCGCGTACGGCCAGTTCGGCGAGAACCTCACGGTAGAAGGGCTGCCCGACGACGAGGTGTGCATCGGCGACCGGTACCGCGTCGGCGAAGCGGAGTTCGAGGTCACCCAGCCCCGTGTGACCTGCTACCGCGTCGGGCTGCGCCTGGGCGTGCCAGAGATGCCCGCGCTGCTGGTCGCCCACCACCGGCCCGGCTTCTACATGCGGGTGATCCGGGAGGGGCGGATCCAGGCGGGCGATCCGGTCGTCCGGACCCGGACCGGCCCCGGCGCGCTGAGCGTGGCGGATACGGACGCCCTCCTCTACCTCCCCGGCCGGGACCCGGAGCTGCTGCGCCGCGCGCTCGCGGTGCCCGCCCTCAGCCCCGGCTGGCAGGGCTCGTTCCGGGACCTGCTGGCCGAGGCCGAGGGCGGGGAGTCCGGCGGCGGGGCACCCGCCTGGGACGGGTTCCGGAGTCTGCGGGTGTCCGACGTGGTCGCCGAGACCGACACCGTCGTCTCCCTCCATCTGACCGCGGCCGACGGGACACCGCTGCCCGACGCCCGGGCCGGGCAGTACCTCACGGTGCGCGTCCCGGGCGGCGGGCCACCCGCCCCCATCCGCAGCTACTCGCTCTCCGCCGCGCCCGGCTCCGGCCGCTACCGCATCAGCGTCAAACGCGAACCGCACGGCACGGCCAGCGGCTATCTCACGACCGCCCTGCGCCCGGGAGCGGTCCTCGACGTCGCGGCGCCCCGCGGCGACTTCGTCCTGGACGGCGGCGCCGGACCGGTGCTCCTCGTCTCCGCCGGCATCGGTGTCACCCCCGTCCTGGCCATGCTCCACGAGCTCGCCGCCCGCACCCCGGACCGGGAGGTGTGGTGGCTGCACGGCGCCCGCGGACCGCGTGAACACCCCCTGGGCGGCGAGGCCCACACCGTGCTCGCCTCCCTGCCGCACGCCCACGAGCACGTCTACTACAGCGCGGCCACCCCCGAGGAGCGCCGTCGGGCCCACGCGTCTCCGGGGCGCCTGACCCCGGACGCCGTCCGCGCCCTGGGCGTACCCGCCGAGGCGAGCGCCTACGTCTGCGGGCCCGACTCCTTCATGACGGACGTACGGCAGGCGCTCACCGAGGCGGGCGTCGACCCGGCCCGTGTCCACACCGAACTCTTCGCGACCCTGCCGTCCCTCACTCCCGGCCTCACCGGGACCCCGGCCCCGGCGCCGCACCCGCCGCCCGGCCCGCCCGGCACCGGACCGCGGGTCACCTTCGCCCGCAGTGGAGTGACGGCGCCCTTCCCCGACGGGGCGCGCAGCCTGCTCGACCTCGCCGACGCCTGCGATGTGCCGGCCCGCTGGGCCTGCCGTACCGGGGTGTGCCACACGTGTGTCACCCCGGTGCTGTCCGGGGAGGTCGGCTACGCGCCCGCGCCGCTGGAGCCGCCGCCGGCCGGGCAGGCCCTCATCTGCTGCTCCCGGCCCCGGACCGACGTCGTCCTGGACATGTGA
- a CDS encoding pyridoxamine 5'-phosphate oxidase family protein, whose amino-acid sequence MSATGFHEGERAVQERAGATEAAGRLHGMLQPPWLGGGLRAALAARTFAVLTARDRDGELWISPLTGEPGFLAGEGTTLTVAAVPPAGDPLHGLPVPQPAGLLAIDLGLRRRIRVNGRLTGRTDDVLTIEADQAFGNCPAYIQPRLLAPDTAAPVLGASAPTADRDTLDEQDRGLIERADTFFLGTTHPTRGTDASHKGGAPGFVRIEGGELWWPDYAGNNLFNSLGNLTVDPAAALLFLDFATGRTLHLGGEATVEWQDPAAAPDEGGTGRRVRFRPLRVRGGRIGLREAPPAG is encoded by the coding sequence ATGAGTGCAACGGGCTTCCATGAGGGGGAGCGTGCCGTCCAGGAGCGGGCCGGCGCCACGGAGGCGGCCGGACGGCTGCACGGCATGCTGCAGCCGCCGTGGCTGGGCGGCGGACTGCGGGCGGCCCTCGCCGCACGGACGTTCGCCGTCCTGACCGCCCGCGACCGGGACGGTGAGCTGTGGATCTCCCCGCTCACCGGGGAGCCCGGCTTCCTGGCGGGGGAGGGCACCACTCTCACCGTGGCCGCCGTCCCTCCGGCCGGCGATCCGCTGCACGGCCTGCCTGTGCCGCAACCGGCCGGACTGCTCGCGATCGACCTCGGCCTCCGGCGCCGGATCCGGGTCAACGGGCGGCTGACCGGCCGTACGGACGACGTCCTGACCATCGAGGCCGACCAGGCGTTCGGCAACTGCCCGGCCTACATCCAGCCCCGCCTCCTCGCCCCGGACACCGCCGCCCCGGTCCTCGGTGCATCGGCCCCCACGGCCGACCGGGACACGCTGGACGAGCAGGACCGCGGCCTGATCGAGCGCGCCGACACCTTCTTCCTCGGCACGACCCACCCCACCCGGGGCACCGACGCCTCCCACAAGGGTGGTGCGCCCGGGTTCGTGCGTATCGAGGGCGGGGAGCTGTGGTGGCCCGACTACGCCGGCAACAACCTCTTCAACAGCCTCGGCAACCTCACCGTCGACCCCGCCGCCGCCCTGCTGTTCCTCGACTTCGCCACCGGCCGCACCCTGCACCTCGGCGGCGAGGCGACCGTGGAGTGGCAGGACCCCGCGGCCGCCCCCGACGAGGGCGGCACCGGACGCCGGGTCCGGTTCCGGCCCCTGCGCGTGCGCGGTGGGCGTATCGGGCTGCGCGAGGCGCCGCCCGCCGGGTGA